The region TAAAAACCAACAGTTTCTATTCCTCCAGCAGAGCCTCCACTGGTTTTATATTGGCCGCTTTTCGAGCAGGGATCAATCCTGCCAACGATCCTGCGATGACCAGCAGTATGATAGCCCCTATGGCTGCTTGAAAATTGACTTCCGGGTTCTGGAAGAATTCGGTTTTTGGCAAATATTTTGCGGCCAGTTCAATGGCAGCCACTCCGGTGACCAGACCGATGTAACCGGAGATCGACGTGATCATAATGGCTTCGGTTAAAACTAAGGTGACAATAGACAAAGGAGTGGCTCCTAAAGCCTTTCGAATGCCGATTTCTTTGGTTCTTTCTTTGACTGCGATAAGCATGATGTTACCGACCCCCACAATGCCGGCAACAATGGTTCCGATTCCGATAATCCATATGAAAATCCTGATCCCCTTGAACAAGGTTATAAATTTTTGATAGAATTTTACATTATTCCAGATATTGACTGCTTTTTCATCATCTACGGAAAAGTTGTGACGTACAGCCAGTTGTTTACGCACCATGTTTTCTATGTCCAGGCTTTCTTTTACCGAAGCATCACCTAAAGTAAATGCAAACATATGAATCCGGTTTGAACCGTTGAAAACCCTCTGTGCAGTTGAAATGGGAAGGTATATCAGACTCACCACGCGTTCTTCTTCATCGGAAAAAACACCCACCACTTTAAAGGGGATTGAATTGATATTGATGTATTTGTCCAGAGAAGATTCCTTTTTAAATAGCAATCTTTCCACTTCGGTTCCGATGATCGCCACTTTGCGAAATTGATCAATATCAATCTGATTGATGTGTCTTCCCTTGACCATGATGGTATTTTCCAGATATTGATGCGCAGGATGGCACGAAATAATGTTAAACGCACCGGTTTCATTCCGGTAGGTAATCTTATTATTCCCCCACCGGTAAAATCTGGCGGTAATATGTTCAATTCCTTTTAGAATTTTTTTTGCATCTTCATAATCGGCATTGGTAAACCTTATACTTCTACCGGGTTGGAGACCTTTATGGGGAATGCTTGTCTGTCCTTTGCGGACCCAGACACTATTGGTGGCATCTTTGAAAAGGTTTTTGACACCCTTTTCCAGTCCTGTCCCTGATCCCAGTAATATGATGAGCATAAAAATTCCCCAGGATACGGCAAAACCGGTGAGGAAAGTCCTCAACCTGTTTTTTTTAATGGTACTGAAAATTTCCTGGAATTTATCAAGGTCAATGATCATTTTTGTTCAGCAATCCGGTGTTTATTGGTGATTTTGAATACGGCCATCTTTTAAACGAATCACCCTGTCCGTTCGGTCGGCGATATCATGCTCATGGGTGACAATCACTATGGTGATGCCTGTTCGGTTGATGGTTTTAAAAAGATCAATTAACCCATAAGATGTTTCGGTATCCAACGCCCCGGTCGGTTCATCGGCTAAAATAACTTTTGGATTGGTTACAATCGCCCGTGCCACAGCCACCCGTTGCTGCTGCCCCCCGGACAGTTCCCCCGGCAGATGTTCTGCCCACTGGTAAATGCCCATTTTGTCCAGGTATTCCAGAGCGATCTTGTTTCTTTTTTTTCGGTTCATTCCCTGATAATAAAGGGGAAGAGCCACATTTTCCATGGCGTTTTTAAAGGGGATGAGATTAAAAGATTGAAACACAAAGCCTAAAATTTCATTTCGAAAATGAGCAGCTCTGGTTTCACTCATATTGCTTATCAGGGTATTATTTAAACGATATTCTCCGGAGTCATAAGAATCGAGTATTCCGATTATATTGAGCAAGGTTGATTTTCCTGAGCCTGACGAGCCCATAACGGAAACCAATTCTCCCTTTTCAATATGAAGATCAATTCCCTTCAATACGTGGAGGCGATTGGTGCCGGTGATATAGGACTTGTGTAGATGGCTCAATTTTATCATGGTTAAGTTATGTTACACTGGCACTCAGTCTGATCACGGCAAGACCTGATTAGTAACTAACACCTTTAATTTAATCAGAAATAAACTTCAGCCTTATTTTGCATATGTAACGAATATGACTTATTTGGGGTAAAAAATCAACAGTTAGCAATTTATGTGTCAATCGTATTGGGTAACACAGATAAATCATTGGTTATAATCAAAGAAAAAGAGATGGTTGACAAGACAACCGGTAGCCGATATTTTATTTTACAGTGCGACCCATTTATTTGATTCTTCGTCGGTTTGTTATGATCGGTCGAAAACAAGAAAAAGGAAGGAGCAATCAACATGACACTGATGGACCTGTTAAGTGAAGAGGAATGGAATGACTTTGTAAAAGACCTCCACCAAAAATTCGGTATATGCTGTTCGGTTTCGGATACGGAGGGTGCCCATGTGAGTCATTATGAAAACTGGTGCAACCGGATTTGCCCGGTCATTAAACAGAAACCCGAGTCAATCGCGGCCATCTGCGCCGTGGCGGCGCAGAATTTTACTTCGGAGACACAAAAGACAAAAAAACCGATGGTCGGGGAGTGCGACATCGCCCTGAAAAAGGTGGCTGTGCCGATTTTCGTGGGCGATACCTTTCTTGGTACGGCCGGTGGATGCGGCCTTCTCCCCGAGAACGGGGAAGTGGAGGAATTCATGATTCAGAAGGTTACCGAACTGGATGAAAAAAAGATTTCCGAGCTGACCACAGGCATCGAGATAATGACCGAAACCCGGGCACAAGAGTTTGCGGACTACATTACTGCACGTATTGCAGAAATTGTAAGCAAGTATGAATCGAAATAAACCATGATGCTTTGTATAGGTTACTAATAGGAGGCAGGAGTTATGCAGGAGATGGAAAATCTGATTGAATCCTGGCAGGATACCAACGGGATGAAAAACGTATTCATCAGGCTCAAAGACTTTCTGGGGACTCAACAGGAAGCCAACCTTTCATTCAATGCCCGACCGGGGGTCAGTTACTCACTTCGTGCGGTACATCCGGACCAGAAAGATCGATCCTTGTATGTGATGGCAGATGTGGTGGACGATGACCCGGATGACCGGTGGTTGTCGGTGTGTTTTTTTGGAGACATGATTACAGACCCCGAAGAAAAAGGGGACTTGATTCCCGGCGGTTTGCTGGGTGAGGATGGCTACTGCTTCGACATAACCGAACCAGACGACAAGCTGACAGCGTATGTGGAAGCCAGGATCGAGGAGGCGTATCACAGCGCAGGAGGATAGAGTCGATTCTGACGAATTGAAATTGTTTCTTACCCCAGGCCATTCAAGTTGCGACCATTCAAAATGGTCTCAACGCAATTCAGACCGGGGAGTATTATGAACTTACCGGTAATTGGACGATTTCCTCAAAGTGTGGCTTTAATAAAAAAAAGGGCATTATATTGACATCAACCATTAAGACAGACCAACGCCAGAGAAAGGATTATGCGATGTATCACCGAAAAATAGGGCATTAACGGCAAACAGTATAATTGCAGGTTTCATTTCTCCCATTCATTTTTACTCCCGCAAAAGGCAACCAACCCTCCGTTCATTTTCGACTAAAACGAACGCATACGGGGGAGGCTGATGTAAAATGGTAATTTTTTAGAGTCTTTACCTATCTGCCTGCCCTGTTAAACCTTTTTATATCTAACCGGATATTGCTGTACCAAATATAAAATATGCAGTTGACAATATTTTCAGCTTAACTGTTGCTTTTTATTGAAAATAGGAGTAAAGTTCATCTGTTTTTCATAAATCCAGGGTATCTCTGAGTGAAATATGGAAAGATGAAAATTTTCAATAAAAAAAAGCAGTTTGTCGCTGATGATGAAAATTTTATCACTCTGGTACAGGTGCTGCAAGAAGATGATAAAATTCGAAGTAAAGTCGAGCCGATTCTTTCCATGAATCCATTTAACAGAAAATCCGCTTTAAATACATGGCTGGAACAACTCAAATTGCAACAGGCACCGGAAAAATTTATGGCTTTGCTTTCCTGCCTGCTTGATGATGATATTGCAAAGAGACTTCTTCAGGTACTCAAGGAGTGATTTTTGGACGAGAAGATTAACGGGCAAAAGAGTATTGCCGGGCACATTATCGACGGTTCAATCACCATTGATTCCGTGTCTGATTTTGAAAGCATGCTCGGTCTTTTTCCTGACAATCCGGCTCTTTTTAATGCTTTTGGCGATTTGCTGGTTAAAAAAAAGTCCTATAAAGCGGCTGCCAGAGCATATGGAAGAGCGGCCGGTCTTTTTTTTGATTCCGGCATGATGTTCCCTGCCATACTATCTAAAGTTCTCCAGTGGCGCATAATCAAGCCCACCCTTCATGAAGTTCGTCCTTTTTTTGCCAATCTTCAAAGGACCCACTTTAGCCCTTCGTTATTAAAAAATTTTTTTAAAAGCCTGTCATTTCCAGAGATGGTTTCCATCACAAACCGTTTAATAAAAGTTCGCCTGCCTTCCGGTGACGTTTTTAAAAAGATAGGGGATGTTGAAAATTATCTTTATTTTATTGCATCCGGCACCCTGAAAGAAACGACCTACCAGCCATTAAGCAGGGATGAAAAAAAACACAGAAAATCAATTGTTTACCTGTCGGCAAACGATATTGTGGGTGATATTTATCCTTTTGAAGAGGAAAAATTGTCTCAATCCTACACGGAGGCGGTTACCTCCGTGGAGATGGGGAAAATATCAAAAAAGGGTCTAATCACGGTTTGCACCAGATATCCCAATGTGGCGCATTCCATAATTAAACTGTTTAAAGACCGCAAGGCAAGCAGGAAAAAATCCTCCCGGTCGGCCAGAAAGTCCAGCCGTCATTCTTTGCCTTTAAAAATGAAGTTAAAAATCCGGCCCAAAGAAGCGGGTTATCCCCCGTTTATTCTTGACGGTTTTTCCCGGGACATCTCGGTGGGGGGAGTTTGTGTCGTTTTGGATGCCAAACATAAGAATGTTGTACCTATAGCAAAGAACATTCAAGACGCAGGGGTAACCATTTACATACCCGGCGGAGGGTTTACCCTCAACGTTTCAGGTACGGTTGTATGGAGCAGGGGAGTGATCAGCAAAGGTAAGAAAACTCTGGCCCTGGGAATTAAATTTAAAGGGATGACTCCGAAAGTTAGCGGTTTGCTGGTGGTTTTTGCCGATATGCTGTATAAGATTTAATAATTTTCATAGTCAAACTTGGCTTCAAGTTCCTGCTTTTTCCCTTCGGTCAGTTTGCCGATATCCACCAGCAGATCTCCGATACCGGCTTCACGGAGTAGATCAATTTTCATAATGTCTTCAGACCGTTTGGTGGTGACATTAAAAAAAGTATATTCAAGGGTAAGGTATGATTTTTTCAGCAGGTCAAAATCTATGCTATTATTTATTGAGTAAAAAATGATATGATAGCTTGAAACAAAGTAGCCCAGGACAAGAAAAAGGCCGATGAAAATGTAGCTTTTTATTCTCTTTAGCAATGTTTATTCCCTTACTGTTAAGCTAAGATTTCCAAACGTTCCCTTTTGGCTCCCGTCAGTGGCGGGAAACGATTGAAAACCGTCTCTAAGGTTTGGGGTGTCATTCCGATCAGGCGGGAGTATAACCGGACCATTTGGTAAAAGAAAAATATTTTCTTATTATGAAACTAATTTTATATAAGCCGGTCATTTTTCTGCTATAGTTGTTGGGTTAAATGCCGATATAATCCTATAGATAAGCATTTTATTTTTATTTTAGCAATTTTCATGGTTATAGTCAACAGCAATGCGTCTGATCGTTGAAAACCCGTATTGCGGGAGGCAAAACGATTGGCTTCGGCATATGACAGGCAAAGTCCATATGAACAAGGGCCGATGAAAAGCCATAATGTTTTACATAGATAAATATATGTGATATTGAGGTGTTAATGGATTCGTTAAAAGCAAAAATTGCTTTTAAACTTAGCAGCAGTTCACCTTGGTGGTCGGAGAACTTCGATATGAAAAACCTGATTAAAAACCGTGTAAGTGTGGCAGATTCCATGATTGTGGTGGGAATTTTGCTCGCTGCAGTATACTGGGCCATTGAAGCTGTTTTAAATCTTTTTACCACACGTAAAGTTGACATTTTTTATCAGCTGTTTCCCACCCAGGTAGATGAGATCTGGCCGCGGATAGTCGTATTATGCCTGTTTGTGATTTTTGGCTCCCACGTTCGTTTTACCATAAATGAACGAAAAAAAGCCGAACAAGCGTTGACGGTCAGTGAAAAAAAGTACCGCAACATTTTAGAGAGCATTGAAGAGGGTTATTTTGAGGTTGATCTAAAGGGTAATTTTACTTTTTTTAACGATTCAGTTAGCAGGATACTGGGTTATTCAAGAGAAGAATTAATGGGCATGAACAACCGGGCATTTACGTCCCCTGATGCGGCAAAGGAAATGTTTCAGGTCTTTAACAAGGTGTATCATTCAGGAAATACCGCCAATATTGCAGAGTATGAAGTCATCAACAAAGACGGCAGCATAAAGTATGTTGAGTTTTCCGTTTCCCGCATGCAAGTCAAGGAAAGCCTCCCGACAGGTTTCAGAGGGGTCGCCCGCGATGTGACCGAGCAATTAAAAGCGGAAAAAGAAAGAAGGAAACTGCAAAAAGAACTGCTTAGCGCAAGGGCTGCAACCATTCTGGGCCTCGCAAAGCTGGCGGAATACAGGGATAAAGGAACAGGCGCACATCTTGAAAGAATAAGGGAATATGCAAAGATAATTGCTTTGGAAATGGCCGGACTGCGGCCCTATAAAGGCTATATTACCGAAAAATACATCGGGGATATCTATCAGTCGTCCATTCTTCACGATATAGGAAAAGTCGGCATACAGGATTCGGTGCTGTTGAAACCCGGTAAGCTCAGTGCCGAAGAGTTCGAAATAATAAAGAAACATACGGTGCTGGGTGGCGATGCGTTGGCCGAAATTGAATCTCAGACCGAAGGCCGCTCGTTTCTTATTCTGGGCAAGGAGATTGCCTATCACCATCATGAGAAATGGGATGGAACCGGATACCCAAAAGGCCTTAAGGGTCAGGATATTCCTCTTTCAGCCAGAATAGTTGCCATTGCTGATGTTTATGATGCCCTGACCACCAAACGATTTTACAAAGAGGCTTTTACCCATAAAAAATCGAGGGAAATTATTATCAGCCTGAAAGGGAGTCATTTTGATCCGGATATAGTGGATGCTTTCCTGGCCAATGAAAAAATATTCAGCAGGATATGTACGGAAAGGCGAACGGAAGAGATGGCCCTTCCGGAACAGCCGGAAGAGATGTCCGTGCATTAGCGCCCATTAGAAAACGCTTCTTAAAGAGTAAAGAAATACCCCTCTCGGAACAACCTGAACAGATTTTGCTGCAATAGACATTTGACAGCATCATAACGACCATTTGTGGTTCATTTCAGTCGGCAGGTGGCTTTTATATCGCAAGCTTGCGCCATACAAAGTATTTTCCCTATTTCCCCACTTTTTTCAACTAATAAATGAATCTTTATTCAGCGGTTTCTATATATCCCTTCAATAGTTTTAAATAATATTTTTATGAGGTCGATGCAATATATAATTTTATAACTTATAGATTTTTAAATCAAAATTAAATATTCAAATTATTGTTTCCCGTCAAGGAATTTACTTGACAGGCAAATAACCTTTCTGATAAATGAATGAATATTCATTCATATAACGAGCCAGTTTCAAAACCTTTCAGCCCGAAGTCTGCGCTTATCTGTCCAAGGTCAAGGAGGGTGATCCGCCTGAGGCGGATTAACCACAGGAATACATGTAGTATTTCGCGGATTAAAATGTTAGCCTGACACAGAGATTGGGCAGATAAGCGTAGACTTCGAAATGGGACGTTTTGAAACTGGCTCTATCGTTAATAATTTATCCAGGAGGCTATTATGAATAGAAAAATCAGATCGGCCGCGGTTATCGGTTCAGGAGTGATGGGGGGAGGAATAGCTGCCCTCTTGGCCGGAGCCGGCGTTAAGACTTTATTACTGGACATCGTTCCCTTTGATTTGAAAGATGATGAGAAGAATGACCCTGCCGCACGCAACCGGATCGCAAAAGCCGGACTTGACACGGTTCTTATGTCTATGCCGTCTCTTCTTATGCAGAAAAAGGATGTCGATCTCATTTCCATCGGCAACCTTGAAGATGATTTTGCTAAACTGGCGGATTGTGACTGGATTGTGGAAGTGGTGGTTGAGAACCTGAAGATCAAAAAAGACCTTTTCCAACGGATCGAAACGGTAAGAAAAAAAGGTACCATTGTCTCTTCCAACACATCCGGGATTCCTTTGAAGGCGATGTCGGAAGGCTTGAGCTCTGAGTTCCGTCAGCATTTTCTGGGCACTCATTTTTTTAACCCTGTTAGGTATATGAAGCTGCTTGAGATTATTGCAGGAGAGGAAACACTGCCTGAAATCGTTGAATTCATGGCCGATTACGGGGAAAGGATTCTTGGTAAGGGGATTGTGTGGGCCAAGGATACCCCGAACTTTGTGGGAAACAGAATCGGTGTTCAGGGGATTACAAAGGCAATGCAGCTTATGCTTGAGGATGGGCTCACCATCCCGGAAGTGGATGCGCTGTTCGGACCGGCCATGGGAAGGCCGAAAACAGCCATGTTTAAAACTACCGACCTGGTCGGTCTCGATACCATGGGGCATGTGGCGAAAAATACCTATGATCTGGTGAAAGATGACGAGGCCAGGGAAAGCTTTGTTATACCGGAATTCGTGGATAAAATGATTGAAACAAACCTGCTGGGTAAAAAAACACAAAGCGGGTTTTATAAAACGGATCTGACGCCTGAATGGAAAAAAATTCGTAAAGTGATAAATCCTGCCACCCTTGAATATGCGGAATATGAACCGCCTGATTTTCCCTGCCTTGCCGAGGCAAAAAAGGCGGCTACACTTCCCGACAAAATAAAGGCCATTTTGTACGGTGAGGATAAGGGAGCAAAATTTGCTTGGAAAGCGGTTGCCAACAATCTGATCTATGCCGCCAATAGGATACCCGAAATTTCAGATACCATTGTTGATATCGACAATGCCATGAAGTGGGGATTCAACTTTGAAATGGGGCCTTTTGAGGCCTGGGATGTCATCGGTGTGAAAGAATCTGTGGAAAGGATGAAAAAAGAAGGTTTAACAGTACCGCAACTGGTTACCGGGATGCTTGAATCCGGTGGCACATCTTTTTACAAGTCTGAAAACGGCAAGGTTTTCTTTTATGATTTTAAGTCAAATGACTACCGGGAACAGGTGGTAAGTAAAAACATTATTTCTCTTAAAGCGCTCAGGGGTGCGGACAAGGTGGTCCGGACATGCAATTCGGCCTCTCTGATCGATATCGGAGACGGGGTTTTCTGCTGTGAATTCCACACCAAGATGAACGCGTTAAATGGTGAGATTATTGATTTTATAGGAGACGTACAAGACTATATTGACGAAAACGGCGTCGGCTTGGTTATCGGAAACCAGGCCGGTGGGATGCCGGGCGCTTTTTCAGCGGGTGCCGATCTGGCGTTTGTTCGGAATCTGGCAAAAGAGAAAAAATATGCTGAAATTGAGTCATTTTTACAAAAAGGCCAGTCAGGCATTCAAAAGGGAAGGTATGCCCCATTTCCGGTTGTGGCCGCACCATACGGGATGACCCTTGGGGGCGGATGTGAAACGTGCCTCGGCGCCGACAGGATTGTCGCGCATGCCGAGCTGTATATGGGTCTTGTGGAAATAGGTGTGGGTCTTCTTCCGGCGGGTGGCGGTTGCCTGAACCTGTGGAAAAAATTTATCAGTACCATACCGGAGGCAGTCACCGATGTCGATCTGGCAAAATTCTTTGTTCCGGCATTTATGGCCATCGCCATGGCCAAGGTTTCCATGTCTGCTGCGGAGGCAAGAGCCAACGGATTCTTAGGGCCGACGGACAGAATCGTATTTAACCGGGATTACCTGATCGGCGAGGCCAAAAAGGAAGTCTTAAAGATGGTTGATGAAGGTTATGCACCACCGGTCAAGAGAAAAATCAGGGTTTTTGGCGAATCGGCTCATGGAATGATTAATGCTGAGATCCTTAACATGGTGAGTGCAAAATTTGTCAGTGAATATGATGCATTTCTGGCCAAACGGATTGCCTATGTTTTAAGTGGCGGAGAGGTTCGGGCCAACAGCGAAGTGGACGAAGATGTTATCCTTAAGCTTGAAAGGGAGGCATTCATCGATTTTATTAAAGAAGAAAAAACGATTGCCAGAATTGATCATATATTAGAGACCGGTAAGCCGCTTAGAAACTAAGGAGGAAATGTCATGAAAGATGCATATATAGTAACATCAGTCAGAACCCCCGGGTGCAGAAGAAACAAGGGCGCATTTAAAGATACCAGACCGGAAGATCTTCTGTCTTTTATTTTATCTGCCGCTGTTGAAAAAACGGAAAACCTGGAAAAAAAAGATGTGGACGATGTCATGATCGGTTGTTCTTTTCCTGAAGCCGAGCAAGGTTTGAATATCGGAAGAATGGCAAGTCAGATTGCAGGTTTTCCCATTGAAGTTTCCGGTGCGACGGTAAACAGGTTCTGTTCGTCCGGGCTGGAAGCGATTTCTTTGTCATGTTTGCGGGTGATGGCAGGATGGTCTGATGTCACCATTGGTGGTGGAATAGAATCCATGACCTACGTTCCCATGGGGGGGTATCTTCCGAGGCCTCATCCTGAAATCACCAAGAAGTATGCCGACCTTTATTCTTCAATGGGAATTACGGCAGAGAATGTGGCTAATCGGTATAACATATCCAGGGAAGACCAGGATGAATTTGCCTATCATTCCCAGATGAAAGCATCCAAAGCCAAGGCGGAAAAGCTTTTTACCGAGATCGTACCGACTCCTGCAGCACGGTTCGTTCAGCAGGAGGATGGCACATACCGAAAAGAGACATTCCTGCAGGATTTTGATGACGGTATCCGGGAGTCAACCACAAAGGAGGGACTGGCGAATTTACGGGCGGTTTTTGCCGCCAACGGTTCCGTTACCGCAGGCAATTCCTCCCAGACTACAGATGGAGCTGCGGCAACCGTGATTATGTCCGAAGAGAAGGTAAAGGAACTGGGAGTAAAACCCATTGCAAAGTTGAAATATTATACCACCATCGGCTGTGAGCCTGATGAGATGGGTGTGGGACCCAGGTATGCCATTCCCAAACTGATGAACATGGCAGGAATGGAATTCAAGGACATCGGGTTGTTTGAAATAAATGAAGCCTTTGCTTCCCAGGCGCTGTACTGTATCAGAGAGCTTGGCTTAGACAATGATATGGACAAGATCAATATCCACGGCGGGGCGATTGCTCTGGGTCACCCCTTGGGATGCACAGGTGCAAAACTGTGTGCCACGCTTCTTGCCAACATGAAGGCAAAAGGGGTTAAATACGGTGTCGAATCCATGTGCATCGGCGGAGGAATGGGTGCGGCAGCACTTTTTGAACTTTGTGATTAACATCATTCATCACTGAATACGCAGAGATCACAGAGAATATTTTGTTTTATTAATTAAAGGTAGGGGGCGATCTCTGCTAATTTCGTCCGGGGAATAGCCCATCGCCCGCTGTGATCATTAACAATATTATTTGAGAGTTGACATACGGCAGCTATCTCGCTGAGATCAAATTTGAACCAGCCCCGGCAGACAGGATCCCACGGCGGCAATGATCGTCTCTGTCTGTATGGATTTAACGCAGAGGATAGGGGGCGGCTGCAAGATTTTAAACGAATTTGTTAATGATCACAGCGGGCGATGGGCTATTCCCCGGACGAATCGCTGACAATCATTAAAACGCAGACGGTTCACCAAAAAGTCTTTTAGGAGAAACTCTCCGATCCCTTAATTCGTTATCTCTGTGAGTTCAGTGTCCTTTGTGGTAAAGGCGTTTTTCCCTAACGGTCTTCAGCCTTAAACCTATCCACCTGAGTTATAGTTCAAACTTATTAAACTGTCCGGTTTCAAGGTCCACATGGACCATGGTCTTTCTTAAAAGATTTCCTCGTTTCAGAATGATTTTAAGCACTTCCATTGCCTGGAGTGTGGCCATAAAAGCTGGTGTCACCGCCGGCACACCAAGTATTGCTTCAGGGCTTTTTCGATTATTCTTCTCAGCCTGATCATCTCCATACAATGACTTCAAACCCGGATCGTCCGGGAAGATGGTCATCACCTGTCCTTCAAAGCCTGCCACAGCGCCGTGTACCATTGGAATTTTCAGCCTTTTGGCCGACTCTTCCACAACGAACCTGTCTGAAATATTATCGAGTGCATCCACCACCACATCGACGCCGTCCAGTATTTGATCGACATTGGAAGTGTCGATGTTCACCATAAGGGGGGAAACAATCACACCGGGATTAATATATCCTATAATACGGGCGGCTGTTTCGGACTTGGAAAGTTCTATGGATTCCGTGCTGGATAATGCCTGGCGATTTAAGTTTGTTTCATCAAAAACATCCCCATCGCTGATGACCAGATGACCGATTCCAAGTCTTGACAGGGATAAAATCAACTGTCCCCCAAGGCCGCCGGCTCCAATTACGGCCACCTTCGATTTTGCCAGAATGATTTGTTCCTTGAGAGTAATTGCCTCCCTGTTGCGAAGATAACGATAAGGATATATCCTCAGGTTCATGGCTTCCAGATAAATGTCATGAATGCTGCAACGACATTTATCCGCCAGTTTTAACGCTTGATTGTCTTCCATGACCTGGGCCAGCCGTCCTGCCGGGTCGGTAACTTCTATAGAATACTCTTGAATGAGTTCGGCCAGTCTGGTTTTATTATTTGTATTCATTTTTATTCAGTTTTAGAACTATATTTTTCGGGCGTGGATTCTCTATTTTTTACGAAACCGCTTGAATTACTTATG is a window of Thermodesulfobacteriota bacterium DNA encoding:
- a CDS encoding thiolase family protein, with product MKDAYIVTSVRTPGCRRNKGAFKDTRPEDLLSFILSAAVEKTENLEKKDVDDVMIGCSFPEAEQGLNIGRMASQIAGFPIEVSGATVNRFCSSGLEAISLSCLRVMAGWSDVTIGGGIESMTYVPMGGYLPRPHPEITKKYADLYSSMGITAENVANRYNISREDQDEFAYHSQMKASKAKAEKLFTEIVPTPAARFVQQEDGTYRKETFLQDFDDGIRESTTKEGLANLRAVFAANGSVTAGNSSQTTDGAAATVIMSEEKVKELGVKPIAKLKYYTTIGCEPDEMGVGPRYAIPKLMNMAGMEFKDIGLFEINEAFASQALYCIRELGLDNDMDKINIHGGAIALGHPLGCTGAKLCATLLANMKAKGVKYGVESMCIGGGMGAAALFELCD
- a CDS encoding HesA/MoeB/ThiF family protein, whose translation is MNTNNKTRLAELIQEYSIEVTDPAGRLAQVMEDNQALKLADKCRCSIHDIYLEAMNLRIYPYRYLRNREAITLKEQIILAKSKVAVIGAGGLGGQLILSLSRLGIGHLVISDGDVFDETNLNRQALSSTESIELSKSETAARIIGYINPGVIVSPLMVNIDTSNVDQILDGVDVVVDALDNISDRFVVEESAKRLKIPMVHGAVAGFEGQVMTIFPDDPGLKSLYGDDQAEKNNRKSPEAILGVPAVTPAFMATLQAMEVLKIILKRGNLLRKTMVHVDLETGQFNKFEL